The DNA region TACACGGGCGACGGCCGCGATCTCGCCGGCGAGATTCACATCGCGTCGCTCGACGTCGCACCGCCCGCCACGCCGGCCGTCGTGCTGAATGCGCCGGCCCGGTTCGCCGCCGCGCTGCCCGCCCGCGCGTTCGCATCGCACAAGGGCACGTTCGGCAGCCTGGCGGTGCTCGGCGGCGACACCGGCATGTGCGGCGCGCCGATCCTCGCCGCGCGCGCCGCGCTGTTCGCGGGGGCCGGCAAGGTGCATGTCGGCTTCCTCGGCGCCGGCGCGCCGCCGTACGACCCGCCTTTTCCGGAGCTGATGCTGCATCCGGCGGACGGCCTCGATCTCGATGCGATGTCCGCGATCGCGGCAGGCTGCGGCCTCGGCCCGCGCGAGGCCGCGGCAACCCTCGTGCGTGACGTGCTCGCGCACGACGCCGTGACGCTGCTCGACGCCGACGCGCTGAACCTCGTCGCGACCCACGCCGAGCTCGCGACCGCCGTTGCCGCCCGCGGCGCGCGCGGCCTCGCGTGCGTGCTGACGCCGCATCCGCTCGAGGCGGCACGGCTGCTCGGCAGCGATACCGCGACGGTGCAGCAGGATCGGCTGGCCGCGGCCCAGGCGCTGGCCGCGCGCTACGCGAGCATCGTCGTGCTGAAGGGCTCGGGCACGGTGATTGCCGCGCCCGACGGCCGCCTGACGGTGAACCCGACCGGCAATGCCGCGCTCGCGACCGGCGGCACCGGCGACGTGCTCGGCGGCCTGATCGGCGCGCTGCTCGCGCAGCGCGTCGCGCCGTACGAAGCCGCGCTCGCGGGCGTGTATCTGCACGGCCTCGCGGCCGACACATTGACCGCGAACGGCAACGGCCCGGCCGGCCTCGTCGCGGGCGAACTCGCGCCGATGGTGCGCACGCTGATCAATCGCCTTTTTTACCCGTCGCCGCGCGCCGACATATAACGCCGCTATACTGAGTGCCCCGCCGCACGGCGGGCCCTCTCGTCCGCCGGCCTTCCGATCCCGATGAGCCGGCGCGGCATTCCTCCCGATTCACGCTTCACTCGAACCGCCATGACGCTGAATTCGCTCCCCGCCTGGACTGCCCTTCAATCCCACTTCGAACAAATCCGCCATGCGCGGCTGCGCGACTGGTTCGCGCCGGAAAACGACCGCGCGCCGACCCGTGCCGAACGCTTCACGATTCCCGGCGGCGGCCTTGCGGCCGACTTGTCGAAGAACCGCATCAACGACGACACGCTGCGCCTGCTCGTGCAACTGGCCCGCGAAGCGGGCGTCGAAGCGCGCCGCGACGCGATGTTCGCCGGCGAGATCGTCAACCCGACCGAAGGCCGCGCCGCGTTGCATACGGCATTGCGCGCGACCGACCCGCACGCGCCGTTCCATGCGCAGATCAGCGCCGAGCGCGCGAAGATGGCGACCTTCGCGCGCGCCGTGCGCAGCGGCGCGTGGACCGGCTACACCGGCAAGCGCATCCGCCACGTGATCAACATCGGCATCGGCGGTTCGGATCTCGGCCCGAAGATGGTCACGCATGCGCTGCATCACGTCGCGAGCCCGGACATCTCGACTCACTTCGTGTCGAACGTCGACGGCGCCGATCTCGCGCGCGTGCTCGAACAGGTCGATCCGGAGGAAACGCTCGCGATCATCGTGTCGAAGACTTTCACGACGCTCGAGACGATGACGAACGCACGCTCGCTGCGCGATTGGTTCGTCGCGCGCGGCTGCCCCGAGGCCGCCCTCGCGAAGCACTTCGTCGGCGTGTCGGCGAACCCGGCCGAAGTCGTGAAGTTCGGCATCGACGCGGACAACGTGTTCGAAATGTGGGACTGGGTCGGCGGCCGCTATTCGCTGTGGTCGGCGGTCGGCCTGTCGATCATGATCGCGATCGGGCCCGAGCAGTTCGACGAACTGCTCGCCGGCGCGAACGACATGGACCGCCATTTCCGCCAGGCGCCGCTCGAACGCAACCTGCCGGTGCTGCTCGGCCTGATCGGCATCTGGTACCGCAACTTCTTCGGCTCGCAGAGCTATCTCGTCGCGCCGTATTCGGAAGCGCTGCACTACCTGCCGTCGTACCTGCAGCAGCTCGAGATGGAAAGCAACGGCAAGTCCGCACGCCTGGACGGCACGTTCGTCGACTACCCGACGTCGGCCGTCACGTGGGGCGAGCCGGGCACCAACGGCCAGCACGCGTTCTTCCAGATGCTGCACCAGGGCCCGACGATCGTGCCGATCGACTTCATCGCGGTGCTGACGCCCGAGCATCCGCTCGCGAGCCATCATCCGAAGCTGCTCGCGAACTGCTTCGCGCAGAGCGAAGCGCTGATGCTCGGCCGCACGCTCGACGAAGCGCGCAAGGTCGCCGGCCCCGGCAAGGAAGCGCTCGCGCCGCACCTGACGTTCCCCGGCAACCGGCCGACGACGACGCTGCTGGTGGATGCGCTGACGCCGCGCACGCTCGGCGCGCTGATCGCGCTCTACGAGCACAAGGTGCTGGTGCAGGCGACGGTGTGGGACATCAATCCGTTCGACCAGTGGGGCGTCGAGCTCGGCAAGATTCTCGGCAAGGTCGTCGAAGCCGACCTGTCGGCCGAGTCGGTCGATCCCGCGAAGCACGATTCGTCGACGACCGCGCTGATCGAGCGCGCGCGTGCGGCGCTCAAGCGCTGACGCGACAGCGTCTTGCGCATGCCGGTCGCACCGGCAATTGACCGTGTGCGACCGGCGCAAGCATTCAGCGCCGTGCTACGCGGCCTGCGGCGCGACGATGCGTCCGGCGTCGATCGTGACCGTCGTCGCGCAGCGGCGCGCGAGTTCGGCATCGTGCGTGACGAGCACGAGCGTCGCGCCGTGCGCGCGATTCAGTTCGAACATCAGGTCGATGACCGCGTGGCCCGTGGCCGCATCGAGGCTGCCGGTGGGTTCGTCGGCGAACAGGATCGCCGGGTGCGTGACGAACGCGCGCGCGAGCGCGACGCGCTGCTGTTCGCCACCGGACAGCAGCTTCGGATAATGCGCGGTGCGCTCGCCGAGACCGACCTGCACGAGCAGCGCGCGGGCCCGCTCGGCCGCTTCGCGCGCACCGATGCCGCCCCGCAGCTCGAGCGGCAGCATCACGTTCTCGAGCGCCGTGAGGTGCGGCATCAACTGGAATGACTGGAACACGAATCCGACGGCGCCGTTGCGCAGCGCGGCGCGCTCGTCCTCGTCGAGCTGGTCGAGCGCGCGCCCGAGCAGGCGAACCGTGCCGCTCGTCGCGCTGTCCAACCCCGCAAGCAGGCCGAGCAGCGTCGATTTGCCGGACCCCGACGCACCGACGATCGCGAGGCTGCTGCCGGATCGCACACTGAGCGTGATGCCGTCGAGGATCGTCAGCTCGCCCGTTGCATCGGCGACCCGCTTGCATACGTCTTGGACTTCGATGATCGGATCGGTAATCTTGAACATGGACACGACATTCCACTGGAAGAGACGCGCGGCGCTCGCCGCGCTGCTGGGTACGTTGCTCGCAGCAACCGTGCCCGCACGCGCCGCAACGGCGGCCCCGACATCGGGCCAGGGCCGGCCCGCGCTCGTCGTGCTGGGCGACAGCCTGTCGGCCGAATACGGGCTGCCGCGCGACACCGGCTGGGTTGCGCTGCTGCGGCAACGGCTCGCGACCGAGCGAATCGATTATAGCGTCGCGAACGCAAGCATCAGCGGCGACACCACGAGCGGCGGCCGCGCACGGCTGCCCGCGGTGCTGCAACGGCTCAAGCCGTCGATCGTCGTCGTCGAGCTCGGGTCGAACGACGCGCTGCGCGGCGTGCCGCTCGCGACGACCGAGCAGAACCTGCGTGACATCATCGCCGATGCGCGGCAAGCGCGTGCGAAGGTCGTGCTGGTCGGCATGTACGTGCCGCCCAACTACGGGCCCGATTACACGCAGAAATTCCATGCGCTCTATACGCGGCTGTCGAAGGAGCTCGGCGTCCCGCTCGTGCCGTTCCTGCTGGCCGGCATCGAAAACAAGCCGGAGATGTTCCAGTCGGACCAGATGCATCCCACGCAGCAGGCGCAGGGCGTCCTGCTCGACAACGTCTGGCCCGCGCTGAAACCGCTGCTCGGTAAACCGCGCGGCTGACCCGACTATTCACCGTCGCCGGAAAGCAAAAAGCCCCGCTCGCAGCGGGGCTTTCTGTTGTTGCGTGCGAAACCGTGAACGGCGCTACGCTCAGTTGCCGCTGTCCTGCGACTGGCTCGGCGTGGTGCCGTACAGCTTCACCTTCGAGCGGTCGCGCAGCGCGGCGAGATACGCTTCGCCTTCGCTTTGCGCTTCGACCTGCGCCATCTGCTGCTGCGCGGCCGCGAGTTGCTGCGGATCGACGGCCGTGCCCGGGATCACCGCGTTCACGCGATAGATCGCGTAGCCGTCCGCACCGAGATCGACACCGACGTAGGCCGGCAGCGTCTTCGCATCGACCTTGTAGACGGCGCTCAGCGCGGCCGGCGTCAGGCCTTGCGATTGCATGCGCGACACCTTCTGGACGGGCGTGAAGCCATCGGCCGATTTCGACTTCTGCAGCTCGGCCAGCTTCGCCGCGCCGTCCTTCTTCGCGAGTTCCGTGGCTTGCTCGGCGACGACCTTCTGACGCACCGCGTCCTTGATCGTGTCGAGCGCCGGCACGGCAGCCGGCTTGTAGTCGGTCACGCGCGCCGAGATCAGCGTGTTGTTGCCCACGTCGATCGCCTGCGTGTTGTTCTGGCTCTTCACCGAGTCGCTCGCGAACACGGCAGCGAGGAACTTCGGATTGTTCAGCGGGCTCGTCGGCGGCAGCTGCGGATTCGGCGTCGGCATGACCGTGGCCGTCTGGATCGTCAGCTTGTACTTGTCGGCGGCCGGCTGCAGCGTCTTCGCCTTTTCATACACGGTCGACGTGAAGCCTTCCGCGTTGTCCGTGAACGCCTTCGCTGCATACTGCTGCTTCAGCTGCACCGCGATCTGATCCTTCACGTCGGCGAACGGCTTGACCACCGACGGCTTCACTTCCGTCGCCTTCAGGATGTGGAAGCCAAGATCCGACTGCACGACACCGCTGACGTCGCCCTGCTTCAGCGCGAACGCGGCATCGTCGAACGCCTTGCCACCCGCGGTCGAGCCGCGCGTGATGAAGCCGAGATCGCCGCCCTTCGCTGCCGACGGTGCATCCTGCGAGTTCTTCTGCGCGATCTGCGCGAACTGGTCCGGATGCGCCTTCACGTCGGCCAGCAGCTGCTCGGCCTTCGCCTTCGCGGCTGCCTTGTCGGCGGCGCTCGCGTCGCTCGCTGCGGCGATGAAGATGTGGCTCACGCGTACCTGCGCTTCCGAGCGGAAGTGCGTCGGGTTGTCGTCGTAGAACTTCTTGATGTCCGCATCGTTCGGCTGTGCGCTCGCGGCGGCCGCGGCCGGCGAATAGACGAGATACTGGATCGTCGCGGTTTCCGGCGTCGCGAAGCTCTGCTTGTGCGCGTCATAGTACGCGGTGAGCTGCGCGTCGGTCGGCTGCACCTTCGCCGCGTAGTCGCTCGTCTTCTGCACGAGCGCCTGCACTTCGCGCTGCTGCGCGGCCAGCTCCGACAGGCGTTGCGCCGGGCCCTTCGGCGTGAATGCGCTCGCCACGATGCTGGCCGGAATCTGCTGCAGCGCGAGGCTGTAGCGCACGCGCTCCTGGTACTGCTCGGGCGTCATTCCCTGGAACGACAGCAGCTGGGCATAGCGCTCGACGTCGATCGAACCGTCGGGTTTCTTCAGCGACGCGATCATCGGGTCGCTCATCAGCGCGTCGCGCACGGCGTTGTCGGATGCGGTCAGGTGCAGGCGTTGCGTCTCATCGGCCAGCACGCGTTGCTGGATCAGGCCGTCGAGGACCTGCTTGCGATGTTCCGGCGTGTCGAATGCCTTGATGTCGAACTGCCCACCGAGCGCCTGGCGCGCCTGGTCGATCTGCTGACGGAACGCGCCGTCGAATTCGACCCGCGTGATCTTGTGCCCGTTGATCGCAGCGACGTTCGCGCTGTCGTCGAAGAAGC from Burkholderia ambifaria AMMD includes:
- a CDS encoding NAD(P)H-hydrate dehydratase; this translates as MTNTRPLPDSAPLALLRVADLRAAEAAATAELPPHTLMGRAGTAAARWLSERVAGNERPVWFAVGPGNNGGDALVAAAQLQQLGVATQAWMPLAVKPDDAQWALGLARAAGVPLSTEPPASLDDYAWVVDGLFGIGLGRALDGPFAAQAARIAAHTRNGGRVLALDVPSGLDSDTGRIVGAGVAVAATHTLTFIGAKPGLYTGDGRDLAGEIHIASLDVAPPATPAVVLNAPARFAAALPARAFASHKGTFGSLAVLGGDTGMCGAPILAARAALFAGAGKVHVGFLGAGAPPYDPPFPELMLHPADGLDLDAMSAIAAGCGLGPREAAATLVRDVLAHDAVTLLDADALNLVATHAELATAVAARGARGLACVLTPHPLEAARLLGSDTATVQQDRLAAAQALAARYASIVVLKGSGTVIAAPDGRLTVNPTGNAALATGGTGDVLGGLIGALLAQRVAPYEAALAGVYLHGLAADTLTANGNGPAGLVAGELAPMVRTLINRLFYPSPRADI
- a CDS encoding SurA N-terminal domain-containing protein codes for the protein MLDFFRNHQRLMMALLLLIVLPGLGFVGIQGFRGFFDDSANVAAINGHKITRVEFDGAFRQQIDQARQALGGQFDIKAFDTPEHRKQVLDGLIQQRVLADETQRLHLTASDNAVRDALMSDPMIASLKKPDGSIDVERYAQLLSFQGMTPEQYQERVRYSLALQQIPASIVASAFTPKGPAQRLSELAAQQREVQALVQKTSDYAAKVQPTDAQLTAYYDAHKQSFATPETATIQYLVYSPAAAAASAQPNDADIKKFYDDNPTHFRSEAQVRVSHIFIAAASDASAADKAAAKAKAEQLLADVKAHPDQFAQIAQKNSQDAPSAAKGGDLGFITRGSTAGGKAFDDAAFALKQGDVSGVVQSDLGFHILKATEVKPSVVKPFADVKDQIAVQLKQQYAAKAFTDNAEGFTSTVYEKAKTLQPAADKYKLTIQTATVMPTPNPQLPPTSPLNNPKFLAAVFASDSVKSQNNTQAIDVGNNTLISARVTDYKPAAVPALDTIKDAVRQKVVAEQATELAKKDGAAKLAELQKSKSADGFTPVQKVSRMQSQGLTPAALSAVYKVDAKTLPAYVGVDLGADGYAIYRVNAVIPGTAVDPQQLAAAQQQMAQVEAQSEGEAYLAALRDRSKVKLYGTTPSQSQDSGN
- the pgi gene encoding glucose-6-phosphate isomerase, whose translation is MTLNSLPAWTALQSHFEQIRHARLRDWFAPENDRAPTRAERFTIPGGGLAADLSKNRINDDTLRLLVQLAREAGVEARRDAMFAGEIVNPTEGRAALHTALRATDPHAPFHAQISAERAKMATFARAVRSGAWTGYTGKRIRHVINIGIGGSDLGPKMVTHALHHVASPDISTHFVSNVDGADLARVLEQVDPEETLAIIVSKTFTTLETMTNARSLRDWFVARGCPEAALAKHFVGVSANPAEVVKFGIDADNVFEMWDWVGGRYSLWSAVGLSIMIAIGPEQFDELLAGANDMDRHFRQAPLERNLPVLLGLIGIWYRNFFGSQSYLVAPYSEALHYLPSYLQQLEMESNGKSARLDGTFVDYPTSAVTWGEPGTNGQHAFFQMLHQGPTIVPIDFIAVLTPEHPLASHHPKLLANCFAQSEALMLGRTLDEARKVAGPGKEALAPHLTFPGNRPTTTLLVDALTPRTLGALIALYEHKVLVQATVWDINPFDQWGVELGKILGKVVEADLSAESVDPAKHDSSTTALIERARAALKR
- a CDS encoding arylesterase, whose translation is MDTTFHWKRRAALAALLGTLLAATVPARAATAAPTSGQGRPALVVLGDSLSAEYGLPRDTGWVALLRQRLATERIDYSVANASISGDTTSGGRARLPAVLQRLKPSIVVVELGSNDALRGVPLATTEQNLRDIIADARQARAKVVLVGMYVPPNYGPDYTQKFHALYTRLSKELGVPLVPFLLAGIENKPEMFQSDQMHPTQQAQGVLLDNVWPALKPLLGKPRG
- a CDS encoding ABC transporter ATP-binding protein; its protein translation is MFKITDPIIEVQDVCKRVADATGELTILDGITLSVRSGSSLAIVGASGSGKSTLLGLLAGLDSATSGTVRLLGRALDQLDEDERAALRNGAVGFVFQSFQLMPHLTALENVMLPLELRGGIGAREAAERARALLVQVGLGERTAHYPKLLSGGEQQRVALARAFVTHPAILFADEPTGSLDAATGHAVIDLMFELNRAHGATLVLVTHDAELARRCATTVTIDAGRIVAPQAA